AATCTCCTACTTGACCCGATAAAAAATTACCTAATGAATAAACAACTAGACTTTGACCTCCATTCCCATTATCTAACCACTCTATTGGTTGGAGCACATGAGAATGATGACCGACAATAACATCTGCTCCATTTTTGGCAAGGCTGTTCGCAAGCTCTTTTTGTTGATTCGTTGGATATCTTTGATATTCATTCCCCCAATGGAGATTAACGATGATGACATCGGATTGACTCTTCATCTCTTTCATATCGTTAATTATTTTTAATTCATCGATCATATTTACGACATAAGGGTGTTCATCAGGTATAGGAATTCCGTTAGTTCCATATGTATAGGAGAGAAACCCAATTTTAATTCCTTTGACGGATAAAACACGTAAGGTGTTTGCATCATTTTCACTTTGATATGCTCCAACGTAGGTAATCCCTAATTTTTTATAATAATGTGTTGCGTTTTCAACTGCAGTCATTCCACGATCAAGCGTATGGTTATTAGCCATATTAACAATATCTATACCCGCTCCCTTTAAGTCTTCCCCAATTTCATATGGACTGTTAAAGGATGGGTAGGTAGACAATCCGATATCCACTCCTCCCATCATAGACTCTTGATTTGCCATTGTGATGTCATTTACATTAAGTTCACTTTTTACTCCTTCAAGCATTGGATTGAAGTCATATGAGCCATCTGTTTGCTTCGCATCATTATACACACGACTATGTAATAATACGTCTCCGATAGCTGAGAAGCTTACTTCTGTTTCGAAATTCTTATATTTATTTGCGACTACATGGGTAGAGACTTTTTTTGAAGGAAGTGATTCTGTTTGATCTTGGCCTTTTATAAAAAAGAAAAGACTCGCTCCTAATATAACGATCGAAAATAACAGAAAAGATATTTGATAAGTTCGTTTCATTTTTGCTCCTCATTAAGTTGTTTTCTTTTTATGGTACCGAAAAATTTGACGAAAGGAAAGAGTGAAGCTAAATATAACTACAATTCCCATAAAAAAAGCATCTCTAACAAAGAAAATTAGAGATGCTTTTTTTGAGTTTGTTTTCATTACCAAAGAACCTTTCCTTTGCGTCGCTTAACGGGCGCTTACGCTTTTCTTTTTACATCCATTTTATTTTTGGTTCTGTTTTATTTTTGATTCGAACAATATTTTGTCGGTGACGATATATTATAAATGCAGCTAATAGTCCAATCAAAATATCAAACGTTAAATCTTCCACAAATATCAAAGTATAAATAAAAGCTAACACACTGCATACGATAGATGAAAACGAAACCATTTTTGATATATATAAAATAATAAAAAAACAAATGATTGCGAACAAAAACAAAAATGGTTCAATTGCAAGAACAACACCAGATGAGGTTGCGACAGCCTTTCCACCTTTAAACTTGGCGAATATTGGGAAGCTATGACCAATGGCAGCAGCCACTCCTAAATAAATAGAAGGATGTCCATCTATTGTTAGTAGTAATGGCAAACAGGCAGCTAAAGTTCCTTTCAAAATATCAGCTATTGTGACAATTAAGCCAGCAGTAACACCTAAAGTACGAAAGGTGTTCGTTCCTCCTAAATTTCCGCTTCCATGCTCACGTATATCAATACCGTAGCCAACTTTTCCTACAATTAAACCAAAGGGAATGGAACCTATAACATAGGCTAGAATAATCATTATGTAGAACATCTTATCCCCTCCTCATCTTAATTTTAACCAAAGAAATTACCTAATTCATTTTAAAGAAAGATGCTTTTGATTAAGAAATACCAGCACCTTTCAAAAATCGTATTAAAAGAAACATAATTGCCTGTGATTAAAAGGGAACAACCCTTGATATTCAAAAGTGAAAATCACACTTCAATATCATACTAAATATAAACGATCTACTCAACTCATTTATTATTTACGACCTTATATCGTTATTATATCATTGTTTATTAAGAAAAATGTTGATTTTAACATGTTTATAGAGTATAAGAACCAGATGCTAAATTCCGAATAAACATTTATTACATTCCTTAATCAATTGTAGGTAATTCAAATGTGCCCAGTACAATTAAGGGGTTTGCCGTCGCCATTGTTTCGCAAACAGAAGCAGATAACTCGTCTTGGATGATATTGAGGGAACTCACCGTAACTGTGTCACATTCTAAGCTCGGAGGTGTAGGAACAGTTAAGCTGCATCCAATTACTGAATTAATGAAGGTATTACCTGAAATTGATAAATTACCTTCCCCTAAATTATTACTATTAAAGTTTGGTGGGCATCCACCGATATCTCCGTCATAACTACAAATCGGTCCTCCACAATCGCTGTTAGCCGTTATGCTGGCGATAAAGTTAACATCTCCAATCACTCGCACTTGATATCCATCAACATTTGTTAATGTACCACATTCAGTTTGACAACTTGAAGTAAAAGTTACAGTCTCTACACAAGTTGTTAAATTACTAACGTTATATACAAAATAAAAATTCCCATTATCAATATCTAAATCAATACCTGGAGGCACTGAGCGAACAGCAGCAAATGGGACAATAATACCATTTTGACTTGATACACTCATCTTAGATTTATCTCCTGAAACTTTTTGAATGTTTGTAGAGAGATGACTTTGTTTAATTAAAGTTTGATTAGTGCCTACTTTTTCACTGATATTAAGTGACTCGATTGTCGGAAGTTTAAATACACCAAAAACGCTAAATGCTAGGATGTCTGTAAGAAGGATTTCACATAAAGGAACTTCATTTATTACATCAAAAAATTTCAGTTCTTCTACCACTACATTGTCACATGTGAACTTGATAGCAGATGGTTCTGTTAAACTACAGCCTATTACTTGATCGACTTGAACGAAATCAGATATTGTTATTTGACCTATTCCCTGCTCATTATTAAAAAATTGAGGAGGACAAGCACCTGCCTCGTCTGGATCAAAATTGCATACTAAACCTCCACATTGACCTTCTACTTCTACACTTGCCGTATAAGAAATACATCCAGTTACTCGAACTTGAAAAGCATTTATTTCTGAGACTGTTCCGCAATCCGTTTCCTGGCTATCAAGATTAATCGTACATTCTTCAACGGTAGCCGTTAATCCATCTACATTATAGATAAAAGAAATATCCCCCGCTAAAACAAGATCAAACTCTACAGGTAAGGTTTTAAAGCTATAAAATTCAACAATATTTTTAGCTGACTCACACAATCCTTGAAGAACTTGCTTTTCTTCGTTTGTCATTGTTATCACCTTTCTTTGTATTTTATACATAATAGAATATGCAATCATTCTTTGATTCTCTTGTGTGTTTGTCTACCTTCATTCCTTTTTTAAAAAGAAGCAAAAATGGTATATATAGAATTTTATTGGTATGATATGAAAAGAAAGGATGGTTGCTGATGATAGAGAATCCTTCTAGAGAAGAAATTCAATCTATATTAAAACAAAGTAAACGCATTGCTGTAGTTGGTCTATCTAATAATCCTGAAAGAACCTCTTATTTAGTTAGTCAAGCTATGCAAAAGGCTGGCTATCAAATCATCCCCGTAAATCCTACTATTGATGAGGTGTTGGGAGAAAAAGCTGTGGTCTCATTAAAGGATATTAAAGGTGAAGTTGACATCGTGAACATTTTTAGAAGACCGGAATATTTAGTTGACATCGCACAAGAATTTTTACAGATTAATTGTCCTGTTTTTTGGGCTCAACAAGGGATTAAAAATGAAGAAGCTTTTCAAATGCTAATAGAGGCTGGCAAAACAGTGGTTATGGACCGGTGTATTAAAGTAGAGCACGCTTTAAGTAAGTGAGATCTATAAAAACAAACCAACAATGCTTTTTTGTCGCATTGTTGGTTTGTTTTTTCCATATGAATTTAAGAGTATTTGTTATACCCATTCTCTCGGTCTTCAGCTTCGTCAGCAATTTCATTACGAAATGCGTTAATACTCTCTTCTCTACGATGATTCTTTTTCTTAATTTTTTCACGCTCATCAGGACTTGAAAATTCCATTGTTTTTTCAGCTTTTTCGATATTTTCCAATGTATTTTGGACCATATCTTGAAGTTTTTCAACATTATCAGAACGGTCATCCGGATTTGCTTTATATCCTTTATTCATCCTTACTCATCCTTTCATTTACTCACCTTTTGTTTGAATTACTTGAGCATGTTGGTCCCCTTGTGTTTGCATTTTTTTACCTTTATTTCCTCCAAAACCACGAGGTTTGGTTCCAAGATGATTAGGATTAAAATGAGTTTGCTTGTCATTGGAATTTGTCATAAAAAAATCGCCTCCCGTCCATTAGTATGGACATGAGAAACGAAAAAATGTTAACATATTTTTCATTTATAGGAGTAAGCTTAAAAAACCAAATCCTCACCTTATCTCAACTAGACTTTTCTTTAAATTGTTCACGTATTTTTTCTTCCAAACGATCCTCAATTGCATCCAGTGCTTTATTATCGTTTAATAGTTGTTGCTTATTTTCAGATACCAGTTCTTCAAAAGAAACTTTTCTCTGTTTTCTCATCATATTCACTCACTTTCTTTCTTATTAGTCTTACCAAAATATTTTTAAAAAATAGCTACTAGCTTAAATTTTCTTCAAATTCCGTCTTTTTTCCTCATTTTATTTAGAGACTCCTCCATTGTTTCTTCTGTTAATTCTCCGACCTGTTTTCCAACAATCATTCCTTTTTCATCAATGAAGTAAGTGGTGGGATAAGTAAGGATCCCATATGCACTATGAACTTGATTTTCACGGTCTAATAAAACATCAAACGTAACCCCTGTATTCTCGATAAATTCATAAACATCTTCCTCTTTTACTTCCGTAGAGGTGAAATTTATGGCAACGATTTCAACTTCACTTTTATACTTCTCTTGAAACTGTTGCATAGTTGGCATTTCCTTCTTACAGACCGTACACCACGTAGCCCAAAAATTCAAAAAGACCTTTTTGCCTCTATAATCTTTCATTTGAATAACCTCATTGTTAAGGGACATCAATTCAAATGGAATAGCTTCTTTATTTACTTCACTTTCTTCTTCAGTTGATTCGATTGAATCTTGTTTATAGACTTGATTCCAAACGGTAAACCCAATTAGTAATATAATAATAATAGGTAACCACCATTTTTTCATATACTTGTCTCTCCTTATGTACAAGCATTGCTTTGAATTTCGCTGTTTGCCTATCCATTATATAATATGTAGCCCAAATTACACACGATAGTAGCCCTTTGTTAAAAAAAATTCACATTATCTAAATATTAAAAAGAAATAAAAATCGTTATAGTTGACTTAACTTTATAATGAAGAGCTTCTATAAGAACTATAGTAAATGATTAATGTGTCTGGAATAGGTCATTCTTAAAATTCAGTAAAGACTACACTTTTATAGTCTTTTCGATATTCATATGGCGCAATTAACTTGGAAGCTGTTCTTTCCTTTTCAAAAATGAAATGATACGAAAAACAATTCTTAAGTAATTAAAATAAATCCCCCTTATCCATTTATTTAAAAAGAGCTCCACCAACAAGGTGAAGCCACTCGAAGTAATTGTTATTTCAATTCTTTCCTTTTATGCTCTATTATTGATAAAGATAATTGATCTGTACGACTCAAAACAAGATCTGCGTTACTAAAATGCTCTTTGTTACCAATCGCAACAGAAAACATGCCTGCGGCATTAATCGCATCGACACCTGCAAATGCATCCTCTATTCCTATACAAGAAGATGATTCAACTTTTAACAATTTAGCTGCTGTTAGGAAAATTTCTGGATCTGGTTTTCCCCTTTTTATTTTGGCTGCATCGACAATGACATCAAATTGTTCTTTTAGTTGTAAGGAGGTCAAGACTAAATCTGCATTTTTACTAGCAGAAGCTAACCCAAGTTTCAAACCTCTTTCTTTTATTTCCTCTAAAAAAAAGATTAATACCGGGTAAAATATCTTTAGGTGAAATTTCTTTAATTAAAGTTAAGTAATGACTGTTCTTTTTAGCTGCCAGCCTTTCTTTATCTTCACTTGAATAAAGTTCTAGCTTTCCACCGAGCTTTAAGATCATTTCAAGAGATTCAATTCTTGATATCCCTTTGAGACTTTTATTATCTTCTCTTGTAAATTGAATTCCTAAATCATTCGCTAATGCTTGCCAAGCTAAAAAGTGATAATCTGCTGTATCTGTTATGACACCATCCAAATCAAAAATAACGGCCTTTATTTCTTTCATGTCAATAAACCCCTTTTAAATTAGGTACTTGAACTGC
This portion of the Bacillus carboniphilus genome encodes:
- a CDS encoding CapA family protein codes for the protein MKRTYQISFLLFSIVILGASLFFFIKGQDQTESLPSKKVSTHVVANKYKNFETEVSFSAIGDVLLHSRVYNDAKQTDGSYDFNPMLEGVKSELNVNDITMANQESMMGGVDIGLSTYPSFNSPYEIGEDLKGAGIDIVNMANNHTLDRGMTAVENATHYYKKLGITYVGAYQSENDANTLRVLSVKGIKIGFLSYTYGTNGIPIPDEHPYVVNMIDELKIINDMKEMKSQSDVIIVNLHWGNEYQRYPTNQQKELANSLAKNGADVIVGHHSHVLQPIEWLDNGNGGQSLVVYSLGNFLSGQVGDYKDIGGIFNVKINKKIEQAETITTIKEPSFIPTIVTSSNRSNYRVQLLENINKQQNEEILAHMYQWINQ
- the plsY gene encoding glycerol-3-phosphate 1-O-acyltransferase PlsY; the encoded protein is MFYIMIILAYVIGSIPFGLIVGKVGYGIDIREHGSGNLGGTNTFRTLGVTAGLIVTIADILKGTLAACLPLLLTIDGHPSIYLGVAAAIGHSFPIFAKFKGGKAVATSSGVVLAIEPFLFLFAIICFFIILYISKMVSFSSIVCSVLAFIYTLIFVEDLTFDILIGLLAAFIIYRHRQNIVRIKNKTEPKIKWM
- a CDS encoding CoA-binding protein, with amino-acid sequence MMIENPSREEIQSILKQSKRIAVVGLSNNPERTSYLVSQAMQKAGYQIIPVNPTIDEVLGEKAVVSLKDIKGEVDIVNIFRRPEYLVDIAQEFLQINCPVFWAQQGIKNEEAFQMLIEAGKTVVMDRCIKVEHALSK
- the tlp gene encoding small acid-soluble spore protein Tlp; the protein is MNKGYKANPDDRSDNVEKLQDMVQNTLENIEKAEKTMEFSSPDEREKIKKKNHRREESINAFRNEIADEAEDRENGYNKYS
- a CDS encoding acid-soluble spore protein N, yielding MTNSNDKQTHFNPNHLGTKPRGFGGNKGKKMQTQGDQHAQVIQTKGE
- a CDS encoding FbpB family small basic protein gives rise to the protein MRKQRKVSFEELVSENKQQLLNDNKALDAIEDRLEEKIREQFKEKSS
- a CDS encoding TlpA family protein disulfide reductase, whose protein sequence is MKKWWLPIIIILLIGFTVWNQVYKQDSIESTEEESEVNKEAIPFELMSLNNEVIQMKDYRGKKVFLNFWATWCTVCKKEMPTMQQFQEKYKSEVEIVAINFTSTEVKEEDVYEFIENTGVTFDVLLDRENQVHSAYGILTYPTTYFIDEKGMIVGKQVGELTEETMEESLNKMRKKDGI